A portion of the Adhaeribacter radiodurans genome contains these proteins:
- a CDS encoding DJ-1/PfpI family protein — translation MKKTKTIVFSIITSLLVLSFLGYLALQPVIAQGLKVYTGKNNMPWSHPTFDKEKKTVFIVAENNGTEMFDLMAPYYLFNATEKANVYVVSERKAPILLVNSLFILPHFSFSEIDSLRLKSDVIVIPNQTVYLKTPPNPTTVAWIKQQYTGDNIILAVCDGSVTAAATSLYDGKPITTHSSDWNKAKKLYPKGNWVQQVSYTKSNNLYSTAGVSNATEGSLAVIEEVFGKSVMEKVMKQVHYPHAEIKTIHQNLPFNTSAVLTIAKKVLFKKDKNLGVLLQDSINEFELASVLDTYTRTFPASLNTFVLNGTSVTSQYGLTLLPTANLPVKTLDELHVLRPENFSRKAASLIAHKELVMYQRESLQYPFLVCLDRIKRQYGSNFQKSVKLMLDYN, via the coding sequence ATGAAAAAGACAAAGACAATCGTGTTCTCTATTATCACCAGCCTTTTGGTGCTTAGCTTCTTGGGCTACCTGGCCCTGCAACCGGTTATTGCCCAAGGTTTAAAAGTTTATACCGGCAAAAATAACATGCCCTGGTCGCACCCAACTTTTGATAAAGAAAAAAAGACCGTATTTATTGTAGCGGAGAATAACGGAACGGAGATGTTTGACCTAATGGCGCCCTACTATTTATTTAATGCGACTGAAAAAGCAAATGTTTACGTTGTATCCGAGAGAAAAGCGCCTATTTTATTAGTAAATAGTCTTTTTATTCTTCCCCATTTCTCCTTTTCCGAAATAGATTCCTTGCGCCTGAAATCAGATGTAATTGTTATTCCGAACCAAACCGTTTATCTTAAAACACCCCCAAACCCCACCACAGTAGCCTGGATAAAGCAACAATATACCGGCGATAACATTATTCTAGCTGTATGCGACGGCTCCGTAACGGCTGCGGCAACCAGTTTGTACGATGGCAAACCAATAACCACTCATTCCAGCGATTGGAACAAGGCCAAAAAACTTTACCCAAAGGGTAATTGGGTTCAGCAGGTAAGTTACACCAAAAGTAATAATCTGTACAGCACCGCCGGCGTATCCAATGCTACCGAAGGAAGTTTAGCGGTTATTGAAGAAGTATTTGGGAAATCGGTAATGGAAAAAGTAATGAAACAAGTGCATTATCCGCATGCGGAAATTAAAACCATTCACCAAAATTTACCATTCAATACTTCCGCCGTTCTTACTATTGCAAAAAAGGTGTTATTCAAAAAAGACAAGAATTTGGGTGTTCTCTTGCAGGATAGTATCAATGAATTTGAATTGGCTTCGGTGTTAGATACCTATACCCGCACTTTTCCGGCTTCCCTGAATACTTTTGTTCTAAATGGTACATCGGTAACGTCGCAGTATGGTTTAACTTTACTGCCTACCGCCAATTTACCAGTAAAAACCTTAGACGAATTGCATGTTTTAAGACCGGAAAATTTTTCCAGAAAGGCGGCTAGCTTAATCGCCCACAAAGAGTTGGTTATGTATCAAAGAGAATCGTTACAATATCCTTTTCTTGTTTGCCTGGACCGGATTAAAAGGCAGTATGGCTCCAATTTTCAAAAATCGGTTAAGCTCATGTTAGATTATAATTAA